In the genome of Hyalangium ruber, the window GAGGAGGAACGTGCGCATGGCCTCACCCTACCCTGACCGGGCCTGGAGCGCCGTGAGCAGCTTGTCGATGAAGCCCCCGAAGGCGCCGTTGCTCATCACCAGCAGCACGTCGCCGCGCTGGGCCTCGCGCGCCACGCGCTCCACCAGGGAGGGCACATCGGCGGCATGGTCCGCCTGGATGCCCTGGGCCTTCAGCGCCTCGCAGACCTGGGGCACGTTGAGCTCCTCGTTCGCGGGCACCTTGTCGTGGCGCTCAGGCACTTTGAGGCTCGCCCGGTTCGCGCCGGTGAAGGCGTGGGCGTAGTCCTCCTGGTGGATGTTGCGGCGGCTGGTATTGGAGCGCGGCTCGAAGATGGCCCACAGCCGCCGGTCCGGGTAGCGGTGGCGGATGGCGGCGATCGTCTCCCGCACCGCCGTGGGGTGGTGCGCGAAGTCGTCCACCACGAGAATGCCGCCCGGCTCACCGCGCACCTCCTGGCGCCGCTTCACGCCGCTGAACGAGGCCAGCCCCTTGGCGATCTCCTCGAAGGAGAGCCCCAGGCCGCGCGCGGCGGCGATGACGCTCAGCGCGTTCTCCACGTTGTGCGCTCCGGACATCTGCATCCGGGCCGTGCCCAGCACCGTGCCGCGCTCCACCACCTCGAAGCGCGCGCCCTCGGGGCCAAAGGAGACGTTGCGCGGCGTGTAGTCCGCCTGGGCGCCTTCCTTGCCCATGTACGTCACCACCTTGCCCGGGGTGCCGGTGGCGATGCGCACCGCGTTGGGGTACGCCGCGCAGACCACGAGCTGGCCGTCCGGAGGCACCAGCCGCACGAACTTCTCGAAGGTGGCCTCGTAGTGCGGCAGGTCCCGGAAGATGTCCGCGTGGTCGAACTCCACGCTGGTGAGGATGGCGGTGCGCGGCTGGTAGTGGAGGAACTTGGAGCCCTTGTCCCAGTACGAGGTGTCGTACTCATCCCCCTCGACCACGAAGTGCGGCCCTTTGCCCACGCGGTAGTTGCCCGCGTAGTTCTGGGTGACGCCGCCCACCAGGAAGGACGGATCCTTGCCGGCCTCCACCAGCACGTGGGCCATGAGCGAGGAGGTGGTCGTCTTGCCGTGGGTGCCGGCCACCACCACCGAGTGCGCGCGCTTGAGGAACAGCGAGCCCAGCGCCGCCGGGAAGCTCATCTGCGGCACGCGGCGGGTGCGCACCTCGGTGGCCTCGGGGTTCACCCGGCGGATGACGTTGCCGATGATGACGAGGTCCGCCTTCGCCGCGTCCAGATTCTCGGGACGGTAAGGGGTGAGCACGGGAATGCCCCACGTCTTGAGCATGTCGCTCATGGGTGGGTAGACGTTCTCGTCGCTGCCCGTCACCTCGTAGCCGGCGGCCTTGAGCATGCCGGCGAAGGAGCCCATGCCGGTGCCTCCCACACCCACGAGGTGGATGCGGCGCGCGGCGCCGGGCTCGATGGTCTCCAGGACGTTTCCGTTGTCGTCAGCCATGGTTCCCTTGGTTCGGTTCGTCGAGCTGCTCGAGGCCGAGCGCACCGACGACGAGATCGTGAAAGACGGGCCGGAACTCGCGGATGCGCGTCTCCTTGCGGCCGTGGGCCACGCGGTTGGTGACGAGCGCCACCACGAGCGCGCGGCGCAGGTCCACCCAGAGGCTGGTGCCGGTGAAGCCCAGGTGCCCCACGGCGCCCGGCGCGGCGTTGCCAATGAAGTGGCCGGCGCTGGAGCCCTCCAGCGAGGGCGAGTCGAAGCCCATGGAACGCGTGCTGCCCGACACGAGCGGATCCGTGGCGAGCAGTCGGTGCCACAAGGGCGCCGGGGCGAGGCTGGGGTTGCCGGCGCACCCGTCCAGAATGGCCTGCCCGAAGCGGGCCACGTCCACGGCGGTGCCGAACAGCCCCGCGTGCCCGCTCACGCCGTCCATCACCCAAGCGTTGTCATCATCCACCTCGCCGGGAGGGCTGGAGCGCGTGGGCAGCTCGCCCCACATGCCCTCCTGGCCCGGCGCGGGCTCGCGGGGACGCGTGGGGCCGGTGGGAGCGGCCTTGCCGTCCGTGAGCAGCTCGGAGAGGCGGTGGAAGCGCGCGCCGAGGCCCAGCGGCTCGGCGACGTGCTGCTGGAAGAGCACGTCCAGGGGCGCGCCGGCCACGCGGGAGATGATCTCCCCCAGGAGGATGAAGCCCACGTCGCTGTACGCGGTGCGGGTGCGCGGAGGCGCGGCGAGCGAAGTGCTCGCGGCGGCCTGGACCACCTCCTCGCGCACCCGGGCGCGGGTGGCCTGAGGGCAGGTGGGCTCGAGCA includes:
- the mpl gene encoding UDP-N-acetylmuramate:L-alanyl-gamma-D-glutamyl-meso-diaminopimelate ligase, with the translated sequence MADDNGNVLETIEPGAARRIHLVGVGGTGMGSFAGMLKAAGYEVTGSDENVYPPMSDMLKTWGIPVLTPYRPENLDAAKADLVIIGNVIRRVNPEATEVRTRRVPQMSFPAALGSLFLKRAHSVVVAGTHGKTTTSSLMAHVLVEAGKDPSFLVGGVTQNYAGNYRVGKGPHFVVEGDEYDTSYWDKGSKFLHYQPRTAILTSVEFDHADIFRDLPHYEATFEKFVRLVPPDGQLVVCAAYPNAVRIATGTPGKVVTYMGKEGAQADYTPRNVSFGPEGARFEVVERGTVLGTARMQMSGAHNVENALSVIAAARGLGLSFEEIAKGLASFSGVKRRQEVRGEPGGILVVDDFAHHPTAVRETIAAIRHRYPDRRLWAIFEPRSNTSRRNIHQEDYAHAFTGANRASLKVPERHDKVPANEELNVPQVCEALKAQGIQADHAADVPSLVERVAREAQRGDVLLVMSNGAFGGFIDKLLTALQARSG
- a CDS encoding serine hydrolase domain-containing protein, with product MNPIGSLQALLEEGVNEGLFPSAQAVVLHRGAQVFGGVAGATTGDTRFDLASVTKVLSTTALFLRLWGAGKLGPDTAVARFFPGSPVADAGATVADLLYHRSGLPPFVPFFSQALTAHPELLEPTCPQATRARVREEVVQAAASTSLAAPPRTRTAYSDVGFILLGEIISRVAGAPLDVLFQQHVAEPLGLGARFHRLSELLTDGKAAPTGPTRPREPAPGQEGMWGELPTRSSPPGEVDDDNAWVMDGVSGHAGLFGTAVDVARFGQAILDGCAGNPSLAPAPLWHRLLATDPLVSGSTRSMGFDSPSLEGSSAGHFIGNAAPGAVGHLGFTGTSLWVDLRRALVVALVTNRVAHGRKETRIREFRPVFHDLVVGALGLEQLDEPNQGNHG